TCGTTACCCTGGTGGATCAGGTGCTGGCGCCGGAGAAATCAAACTGAGACACTACCGCCTCGACGCACCACTTGCACAACGCCCAAAGCTGGTGCTATCTTGGCCCTGCTACCCGGACAAAATGCCGTGTAGCAGCGTTAATCGAATCGGCTCATTAACTAAAGGAAGAGAAGAATGGAAACCACGCCCGTACTCCGCAAACCCGCCGACGACCTTTTCGGTTTCGCATGGATGCCTGCAAAGAATGCGGACATTCCGAAGAGCGAAATCTACTACTCCCGCCTTCGAGAGCTTGCAGACCGTGCTCAGCATGAGCGTTGGTCTTTCGACACCGAGCAACCCCTCGTCATTCTTGGCAACTACCTTCGATACACCTTTAAGAGGCTTCACCAGGAAGGCAAGATCGAGGAAGGCGCAGATGCGGCGCGCGGCAAGATTGCGGCCTTCAATACTGGTCTATTCACTCCCAACTACGAGCCGATCTACGCGTTTTTCGAAGCGAATCGTGATCCGGCCCGTCAACCTTGGGTGCTGAGGGACTTCGTTGTCGAGAGCGACCGAAGGATGGCGTTCTTCGCGCGCCGTCCGCGAGCGGCTCGATACTTCGACAAGCCCGGTGAGCTCATCTATGACCCAGATCGCGAGCTCATTCCCAACTTAGACCACATTCTTGACGAGAACCTTGAGCGGTATCCGGCCGACTTGCGCGACAATTCGCATCGGCGCCGAATGATGCTGCAAGGGGCCGTGACCGAGGCGGGGAAGCGCGCGCAGATGAACTACAAGGTTGCGATTCCTCAGTTCTACTTTGGGCATGAGGGTGCAGAACCCGGGCGCATTCAGTTGTTGCTGCCTCTCTGTTTCGAGAGCCCTGCGCGCGCCGATCTGGCTCTGGTAGTCGAGCGCGAAGAGCGCGCGTATCGGGCTTTCACCGTGTTGCCCCTTGATCGCGCGTACAACAACGCTCGTCTTATTGCGAGACCTGAAAGCGACTGGTTGCCGATCACGGACCAGCGAGGCAACATCTCATGACGCACCACGTCTTCATCGACAACTCGAACATCTTCGGCGGTGCCCAGAGCATGTCGGCTCGCGTCGAGAGGCATGTCCCATGGCCCGCCCTCCGCGTTCACTTTCGAAATCTCGCCTTGCTGGTCGAGGGTAGTCAGCAGGTAGGCTCGAGAGTCTTGGCTGGGTCGGTTCCTCCTGGCAACGACGACCTCTGGAGTTACGCGCGGGACATGAAGTACGAAACCAACCTGCTGCGCAAGATTGAAAAGGGCGACGGCCGTTTGGGCGAACAAGGCGTCGATGAGTTGCTTCACCTGAAGGTCGCGAATCTCCTCCTTGATTCTGCGGAAGCGCAGGCGCTCGTTCTTGTTACGGGCGACGGTCGGGTCTCACAATTCGGGACCGGCTTCGCTCTTCAAGCCGAGCGGGCATTGAAGCGCGGCTGGCAAGTCGAGATCTGGTCGTGGAAGAGCGCCCTTTCGCCAGCGTTCGGCAAGCTCTCGACTGCCTACGGTGCCAAGATTCGGATTCACGATTTCGACAAGTTCTTCAAGTCCGTCACGTTTGTGAAGGGCGGGTACTACGGCCCACCGGCCGTTGCTAAGATTGTCAACTTGGCAGGGCGAATCGTGGCTCAACTGCCTTCTCCGCTGAAGGTCTATTGACCGCTGCCTAACATCCAAATGGGCCGCGCGCCGACCGTCCCGTGCAATCATGTCGCGGCGGCGCGCGGCTCATTTGGAACTGTTAGGCGGACGAGATACTGCATATACCATGGAGCAACTGAAGAGTTACGCTGACGAGCGCCTCATCAACGGCTGCATCTACTGCGGCGGCCGAGACGAGACGCGCGACCATGTCCCTTCTCGTGTGTTTCTCGATCCTCCCCTTCCGGAAAATCTCCCAGTCGTGGGGGCATGTCGCGATTGCAACGGTGGCTTCTCCCGAGATGAGGAGTACTTAGCTTGTCTGATTGAATCGGTTCTTGCGGGCACTACCGATCCGACTCGAATCCGCCGTCCGGGTGTCGCGAGCATTCTGCAGCGGTCCCCGGCGTTACGCGCTCGACTGGAGGCGGTCAAGACGAACCAGGGCGGGCGCACGCAGTTCGGGATCGAGCCTGAGCGTGTTCGCAATGTCCTTCTGAAGCTGGCGCGCGGTCATGCGGCATACGAACTCAGTCAACCCTGCCGACACGAGCCCAGTTCCGTCCGATTTTGGCCTATTGGTCTCATGGCCGACGACGAGCGCGATTCGTACGAGGCAGGTTACGTTGCTGATACGTTCGGCGAGGTCGGGTCGCGTGCGTTGCAGCGGCTGCTCGTTACCCAGCTGGTTCTTGAGTCAGGCGATGGCGAAAAGTCGACTACCGGCCTAGTCGTCAATGACTGGGTAGATGTTCAAGACGGTCGTTACCGGTATCACGCAATTGACACAAGTGGGGAGATCCGGATCAAGCTAGTTATTGGAGAGTACCTCGCAAGTGAAATCGTGTGGTCCGACGAGTGAGCTAGGTCTGCGCATCCTTGTTCGCAACGGCTCCGCCTAACAGCCGCTTGCAGCCGTCGGCGCGCGACATGATATTGGGTGCGCCGCGGCTGAAGCCGAGGCGCTGGGCGGAGGATCTATGCCTAGGCGGAGGAAGAACCTCGATTTTCGAGTTCTGCGGTGCTTCTTGACCTTGGTCTGCGAAGCGTTGGAGAGTCGACAGAAGCTCTCAGCCAACGTGAAGACGCAGAAGAAACGTCACGCAGTTGAACGCGACCTCGACGAAGTGGAACAGTTGACTCTGCGCGCCGTGTACCTCGACCTCGCCTCGGCCGTGGATCATGAACTGCAACTTGCAGTCCTGCCTGAGTGGATCGAGGAGAACAAGCGAGACTGGGAGTCATTACGCGCTAAGCGCCCTCCACCGTCGAGCATCGCTGTTGTCAACAGATGGGAACGGGAGGTCCGCAAAGCGCTATTTCGTAGCGATGTGACGTTTTTGACGTTCCCCAGTATGAGTGGTCTTTTCAAACGACGTTTCGGGGTTGAGCTAGCGAGCTTGACTCGAGCTCGCGAAGCAGAACAAATGAGAAAGGCCGTGAATATCTTTAAGCATCGTCGCGGATTCTTAAGACCCGATTGGGAACCTCCGAAGATTCGCCTTGGAATCAAACGAACATACCAGCTTATTTCGAAGATTGAGTCCTTCATCCTGGCCGTAAGGGAGATCAGAGAGTCATCCGAAGTACCGGCTAACGGCTTGCAGCCGACGGCGGGCAATCTGATCACCGCGCCGCCGCGGCTGAAGCCGAGGCGTCAGGCCGACCATCGCGCGCAGGGGCGCGCACCAGGTGCTGTGCAAGCTGAGCAGAAGGGCAGGAGAAACCGATGACGCGGTCCATCGTGGGAGTACTCGCGGTCTACCTGGGCGGACTCGTTACCGCCCAAGTGACCCGTCCGGCAACCAACCAGGCATCAGGGGAGGCGCAGATGCGGCTCGGCAACTTCTCGGTGAGTCTTGCGGTCAAAGACATCGGCGCGTCGCGCGCGTTCTACGAGAAACTCGGCTTTCGAGTGTTCGGCGGCGATCAGGCAAAGAACTGGTTGATCCCCTGATCGACCAGCACGTGCCCAGCCCCAAGAAGTGATTGGGTGTCCGCCGCCGAGTTACACTCGGAGTGAATGATTCATGTAATTGGCGGCGGTCTGGCCGGCTGCGAAGCGGCCTGGCAGGCCGCTGAGATCGGCGCCGACGTCACCATCCACG
This is a stretch of genomic DNA from Vicinamibacterales bacterium. It encodes these proteins:
- a CDS encoding NYN domain-containing protein, whose product is MTHHVFIDNSNIFGGAQSMSARVERHVPWPALRVHFRNLALLVEGSQQVGSRVLAGSVPPGNDDLWSYARDMKYETNLLRKIEKGDGRLGEQGVDELLHLKVANLLLDSAEAQALVLVTGDGRVSQFGTGFALQAERALKRGWQVEIWSWKSALSPAFGKLSTAYGAKIRIHDFDKFFKSVTFVKGGYYGPPAVAKIVNLAGRIVAQLPSPLKVY
- a CDS encoding DUF3825 domain-containing protein; translation: METTPVLRKPADDLFGFAWMPAKNADIPKSEIYYSRLRELADRAQHERWSFDTEQPLVILGNYLRYTFKRLHQEGKIEEGADAARGKIAAFNTGLFTPNYEPIYAFFEANRDPARQPWVLRDFVVESDRRMAFFARRPRAARYFDKPGELIYDPDRELIPNLDHILDENLERYPADLRDNSHRRRMMLQGAVTEAGKRAQMNYKVAIPQFYFGHEGAEPGRIQLLLPLCFESPARADLALVVEREERAYRAFTVLPLDRAYNNARLIARPESDWLPITDQRGNIS